One part of the Brucella anthropi ATCC 49188 genome encodes these proteins:
- a CDS encoding RHE_PE00001 family protein, whose amino-acid sequence MFSMRYDLDDLPLKALLQPLTRASAALVRLDERLAHSPVGAGLIERLHFADACASLWLDGELVEMEDLVLHEAARDIRSPSHALTIARDVLQTRRRISAQAPDWALSQNGLRSLRQAGPAASLGGGGIVAEGESATVHDATVERPDQDGEGRKNRWDERLDLPGIDLDAIDAVLARSEDVLTKAKQPQRMAKPETDPLIRDPDWDEEERLEEWRTVLRSINDLPPVLQAILALDAWNELAVLQRAPWLGRLLAASLLRREGLTSQAHLLAFNAALKTIRVERRRHRNFETRLHASLDGLIAGIEACFKEHDRLLLARQMMERRLLGRRASSNLPGLIELVLARPLVSAGMIAAELDITPRAALRLVEELNLREMTGRGRFRAWGVV is encoded by the coding sequence ATGTTTTCAATGCGTTACGATCTCGATGATTTGCCTCTGAAGGCCCTGTTGCAGCCCTTGACGCGCGCCAGTGCGGCTCTGGTACGCCTCGACGAGCGCCTTGCCCACTCGCCGGTCGGCGCGGGGCTGATCGAACGGTTGCATTTTGCCGATGCCTGCGCCTCATTGTGGCTCGATGGCGAACTGGTCGAGATGGAAGACCTCGTCCTGCATGAGGCGGCCCGCGATATCCGCTCGCCCAGCCACGCGCTGACAATTGCCCGGGACGTGTTGCAGACAAGGCGGCGCATTTCCGCGCAGGCGCCGGACTGGGCGCTGAGCCAAAACGGTTTGCGCAGTCTGCGACAGGCAGGGCCTGCAGCCTCATTGGGTGGCGGCGGCATCGTCGCGGAGGGCGAAAGCGCCACTGTGCACGATGCGACTGTCGAACGGCCGGATCAGGACGGGGAGGGGAGAAAAAATCGTTGGGATGAGAGACTCGACTTGCCCGGCATCGATCTCGACGCCATCGACGCTGTGCTGGCACGGTCCGAAGACGTTCTGACCAAAGCGAAACAGCCGCAGAGGATGGCTAAGCCGGAGACTGACCCGCTGATCCGCGATCCCGACTGGGATGAAGAGGAACGGCTCGAGGAATGGCGAACCGTTTTGCGGTCGATCAACGATCTGCCGCCGGTGCTGCAGGCCATTCTGGCGCTTGATGCGTGGAACGAGCTTGCCGTTTTGCAGCGAGCGCCGTGGTTGGGCCGCTTGTTGGCCGCCTCATTGCTCCGGCGCGAAGGGCTGACAAGCCAAGCGCATTTGCTGGCCTTCAATGCCGCCCTGAAAACCATCCGTGTCGAACGGCGGCGCCATCGCAACTTTGAAACCCGACTGCATGCCAGTCTCGACGGGCTGATTGCCGGAATTGAAGCGTGTTTTAAAGAGCATGACCGGTTGCTGCTGGCGCGCCAGATGATGGAAAGACGGCTTCTCGGCCGACGTGCCTCGTCAAATCTTCCCGGTCTGATCGAACTGGTGCTGGCGAGGCCCCTGGTTTCGGCCGGTATGATCGCTGCGGAACTCGACATCACGCCCCGTGCCGCCCTTCGACTTGTGGAAGAGCTAAATTTGCGCGAAATGACCGGCAGGGGACGGTTTCGCGCGTGGGGCGTTGTTTAG
- a CDS encoding helix-turn-helix domain-containing protein, which produces MGSGGSFVPRSVLNTNQLPLHQRIPLWRDSATSVWDVSELTYDSFYANVDAFHAGDLMFGTVRSSGQTTERVKSRIAVDSLDYYMLQFYVFGKRSAQARGREEIAQQGDLLIVDMTQPLKTVSTEYQSFDLVLPRRLFDPLLAQPDGYGGSRLAAQEPLTALLRSHVLALYAAGPKMTPAQAMAMQGPTLALAAAVLNGVVTEEQAVPVRTAAWLAVRRYIEDNLADLTLSSASVAQHFAFSRATLYRIMEPVHGFSSYVRQRRLYRCRDDLVHPACRHLSVSEIAISWGFANAQTFSTLFSRHFGMPPRDYREMAFGSTRHHTESTSEVDWSRWLAAMR; this is translated from the coding sequence ATGGGGTCTGGGGGAAGTTTCGTACCGCGGTCGGTTCTCAATACCAACCAACTGCCGTTGCATCAGCGCATTCCGCTGTGGCGGGACAGTGCGACTTCCGTTTGGGATGTTTCTGAGCTCACCTATGACAGTTTCTATGCCAATGTCGACGCTTTTCATGCGGGCGATCTGATGTTTGGCACTGTTCGCAGCTCCGGCCAGACGACCGAGCGCGTTAAATCGCGGATCGCCGTCGACAGCCTCGATTATTATATGCTGCAATTTTATGTCTTTGGTAAGCGCAGCGCACAGGCGCGTGGCCGTGAAGAAATTGCCCAGCAAGGTGATCTTCTGATCGTTGACATGACGCAGCCACTGAAGACTGTATCGACGGAATATCAGAGTTTTGATCTGGTTTTACCACGGCGTCTATTTGATCCGTTGCTTGCGCAGCCTGATGGCTATGGCGGTTCGCGACTGGCGGCTCAGGAACCGCTGACGGCCTTATTGCGCAGTCATGTTCTGGCCCTTTATGCAGCAGGACCCAAAATGACACCGGCGCAGGCTATGGCGATGCAGGGGCCTACACTGGCACTGGCTGCAGCTGTTCTCAATGGCGTGGTGACAGAAGAGCAGGCTGTCCCCGTCCGTACAGCGGCATGGCTGGCGGTGCGTCGCTATATTGAGGATAATCTGGCCGATCTCACGTTGAGTTCAGCAAGTGTCGCACAGCATTTTGCTTTCTCGCGGGCAACATTATACCGGATCATGGAACCGGTTCACGGCTTTTCCAGCTATGTCCGGCAGCGGCGGCTCTACCGATGCAGGGATGATCTGGTGCATCCGGCCTGCCGTCACCTGTCTGTCAGCGAGATTGCAATCAGCTGGGGTTTTGCGAATGCGCAGACTTTCAGCACATTGTTTTCACGCCATTTCGGCATGCCGCCACGCGACTAT
- a CDS encoding type II toxin-antitoxin system VapC family toxin: MIAIDTSVILAIALREPEADPFERLVRRDAILIGWPTLLELRMVLTGKGFANAAAIVDQLIGLPNVTTIAFDEAQYRAAERAFDRFGKGRHAAGLNMGDCFSYAVASIARAPLLFKGHDFGKTDLKLHPESSTA, encoded by the coding sequence ATGATCGCCATTGATACCTCGGTCATCCTCGCGATAGCCTTGCGCGAACCGGAAGCTGACCCGTTCGAGCGCCTGGTGCGTCGCGATGCGATCCTTATCGGCTGGCCAACCCTTCTGGAATTGCGCATGGTTCTCACAGGCAAAGGCTTCGCGAATGCTGCAGCTATTGTCGATCAACTCATCGGTTTGCCGAACGTGACGACTATTGCCTTCGATGAAGCCCAATATCGCGCGGCAGAACGGGCATTCGACCGGTTCGGCAAAGGCCGCCATGCCGCCGGTCTGAACATGGGGGACTGTTTTTCCTACGCCGTCGCCTCGATTGCCAGGGCGCCGCTGCTGTTCAAGGGACATGATTTCGGAAAAACCGATCTCAAACTACACCCTGAATCATCGACGGCATAA
- a CDS encoding site-specific integrase: protein MMTADKPIEWRAQQLDTIAAVLPMNRRDMLAEILTDQDVETLRHLVNEGMGENTLRALTSDLAYLEAWSLAATGSPLAFPAPEALLLKFIAHHLWRHQQREIDPDHGMPAGVEAELRSQGFLRASGPHAPATVRRRLSNWSTLTRWRGLEGPFSAPSVKSALRLAVRATNRPRSRKSAQAITGDIMTKLLGTCVGDDLRTLRDRAILMVAFASGGRRRSEVARLSLEQLTLEEPVIDKDGNPLPSLSIRLGRTKTASAEQDEVVYLTGRPVDALYAWIAAAKIESGSLFRSVDRWNNVGRQAIDAQTVNAIVKARAVIAGLDPKAFSAHGLRSGYLTEAANRGIPLPEAMEQSRHRSVQQASDYYNNAKRRSGRASRLL, encoded by the coding sequence ATGATGACCGCGGATAAACCGATCGAATGGCGTGCCCAACAATTGGATACGATTGCAGCCGTCCTGCCGATGAACCGGCGCGACATGCTGGCCGAGATTTTGACGGATCAGGATGTCGAGACACTCCGCCATCTGGTCAATGAAGGCATGGGCGAGAATACGCTGCGTGCGCTAACCTCGGATCTGGCCTATCTCGAAGCCTGGTCGCTGGCCGCAACCGGCAGCCCCCTCGCCTTCCCGGCACCCGAAGCCCTGCTCCTGAAATTCATCGCCCATCATCTGTGGCGACACCAGCAACGCGAGATCGATCCCGATCACGGCATGCCAGCCGGCGTGGAAGCGGAATTGCGCAGCCAGGGTTTTTTGCGCGCATCAGGACCGCATGCGCCAGCAACCGTGCGGCGGCGCCTGTCCAACTGGTCGACATTGACCCGCTGGCGAGGGCTGGAAGGACCGTTTTCGGCACCGTCGGTCAAATCCGCTCTGCGTCTTGCCGTGCGTGCCACCAATCGTCCGCGCAGCCGCAAGAGTGCGCAGGCCATTACCGGCGACATCATGACAAAACTTCTGGGAACCTGTGTTGGCGACGATTTGCGCACGCTGCGCGATCGGGCCATTCTGATGGTCGCGTTTGCCTCGGGCGGCCGCAGGCGCAGCGAGGTTGCACGGCTCTCATTGGAACAGCTCACCCTGGAAGAGCCCGTAATCGACAAGGACGGCAATCCCCTGCCCTCTTTGTCGATCCGCCTCGGGCGCACCAAGACGGCCAGTGCCGAGCAGGACGAGGTCGTCTATCTGACCGGTCGCCCCGTCGACGCGCTCTATGCATGGATTGCAGCGGCGAAGATCGAAAGCGGAAGCCTGTTTCGCTCTGTCGATCGATGGAACAATGTCGGACGCCAGGCGATTGATGCCCAAACGGTCAATGCAATCGTCAAAGCACGGGCCGTGATCGCCGGTCTGGATCCGAAGGCGTTTTCGGCGCACGGGTTGCGCTCCGGCTATCTCACCGAAGCGGCCAATCGTGGCATTCCGCTGCCGGAAGCCATGGAACAATCGCGCCATCGCTCCGTGCAGCAGGCGTCCGACTATTATAACAACGCCAAGCGGCGTAGCGGACGAGCGTCGCGGTTGCTTTAG
- the repA gene encoding plasmid partitioning protein RepA translates to MLQSHNSVVTDTASKIEGYTAKLSAELREMREAFYPPSSRKSFSRTFSTLDLVRLLDVPESTLRQLTIEGRGPQPDRAENNRRTYTIEQVKELRQFLADLRPDEAVSLLPYRRGNEKLQVIATSNFKGGSSKTTTSAHLAHFLGLQGYRVLCIDLDPQASLTSIFGIQPEFDLEPNSTAYAALRYDEERLPLYDVIRSTYFPGVDLVPGNLELMDFEFDTPSYLADRNRDELGLFFERLVKAIQTVEDRYDIVILDTPPSLGYTTLAALYAATSLIVTVHPAMLDVASCNQFLIMISDLSEVLAQFGAKFEHDHFKFLLTRVNPNDGPQKYMAGVMRRLFGDDVLVAEALESTAIAGAAVAKKTLYELESGEVGREALKRALESADRVNFDILSLIHKVWGRNP, encoded by the coding sequence ATGCTTCAGTCGCACAATTCCGTCGTCACAGACACTGCGTCAAAGATCGAAGGCTACACCGCCAAGCTCTCGGCTGAGTTGAGGGAGATGCGTGAGGCCTTTTATCCGCCTTCCTCGCGAAAGTCATTCTCGCGCACTTTTTCGACACTCGATCTCGTCAGACTCCTCGATGTCCCTGAGAGCACCTTGCGTCAACTCACCATTGAGGGGAGGGGGCCTCAGCCTGATCGCGCGGAAAACAATCGTCGCACCTACACCATCGAGCAAGTCAAAGAACTTCGGCAATTCCTAGCTGATCTTCGTCCAGACGAAGCCGTGAGCCTGCTGCCGTATCGCCGTGGCAACGAGAAGCTTCAGGTTATCGCCACATCCAACTTCAAGGGTGGCTCCAGCAAGACGACGACTTCTGCCCACCTTGCGCACTTTCTTGGCCTGCAAGGCTATCGCGTTCTGTGCATAGATCTCGACCCTCAGGCATCATTGACGTCGATTTTTGGCATTCAACCTGAATTCGACCTTGAACCAAATTCGACCGCGTATGCCGCGCTGCGGTATGACGAAGAGCGTCTCCCTTTGTACGACGTCATTCGTTCCACATACTTCCCGGGTGTCGACTTGGTGCCGGGAAATCTGGAATTGATGGATTTCGAGTTCGATACTCCGTCATATCTGGCTGACCGAAACCGAGACGAGCTGGGCCTCTTCTTCGAGCGCCTGGTTAAGGCAATTCAGACAGTCGAAGATCGTTACGACATCGTCATTCTCGATACACCGCCTTCACTCGGTTACACGACGCTTGCGGCTCTATATGCGGCGACATCCCTGATTGTCACTGTTCATCCGGCAATGCTTGACGTCGCGAGCTGCAACCAATTCCTGATAATGATCTCGGATTTGTCGGAAGTGTTGGCGCAGTTCGGAGCAAAGTTCGAGCACGATCATTTCAAGTTCTTGCTCACCCGCGTAAACCCGAACGATGGCCCGCAGAAATATATGGCTGGTGTAATGCGCCGCCTGTTCGGGGACGACGTTCTGGTTGCTGAGGCATTGGAATCGACGGCTATCGCGGGCGCTGCAGTCGCCAAGAAGACACTTTACGAGCTGGAATCTGGAGAGGTGGGTCGAGAAGCCCTGAAACGGGCCTTGGAGAGCGCGGATCGCGTTAATTTCGACATCCTGAGCCTGATCCATAAAGTTTGGGGACGTAACCCATGA
- a CDS encoding type II toxin-antitoxin system VapB family antitoxin — protein MSEQQLSVRSSKARDLAHSLAKRTGQPINKLVERALERYDQELRQQQALTPMDALLDLMAEGRRSVPEGTTSAHDDLYDEHGLPR, from the coding sequence ATGTCCGAACAGCAACTGTCCGTGCGCAGTTCCAAAGCACGTGATCTGGCCCATTCCCTGGCCAAACGCACCGGCCAGCCAATCAACAAGCTCGTTGAACGGGCACTGGAGCGTTACGATCAGGAATTGCGCCAGCAACAGGCGCTCACCCCCATGGACGCGCTTCTCGACCTGATGGCGGAAGGCCGGCGGTCCGTGCCAGAAGGCACGACCTCTGCGCATGATGATCTCTATGATGAACACGGACTGCCGCGATGA